AGgcgtatgttttttaaaagtaataaaaataaaacactatGCATTGACGTCACTTTTCCACATGACCATGACTGTAATGTTTGCTCACCCTGTTCAGTGGCAAACATTACAGTATCgccagtaaaactgactattatcagcttaaattgaatGTAGTTGGCCTAAACAGTGACCCTAACAACTTGCCAAACAACCAGTAGTCTGTGGACATTGGCATATGGCCAGACATTGCTTTTTCTGACATATATGTTTGTTTTGTCTAACACTATTAAACCATCCCACCTTTGTAAAACACAAGGCATTTATGTGCATAAAATTTTTtggttgtttgcaccataatactcaATTATGTGTAACATGCAGTATACATTAACTAAATGAGTTAAAATAACAACATACCATTAAAAAAGTCACTCCTTTATAGCTCAAGtgggtggctcttaaaagagcctttTGGTTAGTTTTGCAGAACCGGATAGTTTACTTTGCTTTACCGGGCTTCTCGGTCTTTTTTGGCAGCAACACAGCCTGAATGTTGGGCAACACACCGCCCTGAGCGATGGTCACGCGACccaagagtttgttcagctCCTCGTCGTTACGCACTGCCAGCTGTAAATGGCGGGGAATGATGCGAGTCTTCTTGTTGTCACGAGCGGCGTTTCCAGCCAACTCCAGGATCTCAGCAGTAAGATACTCGAGCACAGCGGCGAGATAAACTGGAGCTCCAGCACCGACGCGTTGTGCATAGTTACCCTTGCGAAGAAGTCTGTGAACACGGCCGACGGGAAACTGAAGCCCGGCTCTGGATGAACGAGTCTTAGCCTTTGCTCTGGTCTTACCACCGGTTTTGCCTCTACCGCTCATTTTCGCTGCTCTCTTATGGAAGATACCGATAATGTAACTCATGCTTCTGTTCTCAGTATTTAGGCATGCCTGCCACTCGCCGATTGGTTAGACTCTGTGGAAAGTTTAAACCATTCACTGAACTTCCCTCCAAAAGACAACGCCCACCCCTTTCTTCTGCCTTGCTTTGTTTTACTGATGCTGTTTGTATTACAGATTAATTAATATATGACAAATAAACGACAAAATCTCATGTCATCatcaaaaaaaaatctaaaaaaaaaatctcagttTCATAGCCGTACAGTACAGAAGCAGATCAAATGCAGATGATATTGAGAGAAGAAAGGCACACATCAGCTGTTACTTCAAATTTTCATATTTTCAAATTAattttataatgtaaataatCTATTATATTTAGTACTTTATCCATCATCAAGCACCTTACTTTACTTTCACCATATTGTTTGTCATTGtgttattttgttgttttatgtaCACACAACTGTCTCAATAAAGTACCATTACatgaattaaaatatatttggcagacgctttttgTCCAaggcgacttacagtgcattagaACGTACATTTGATCAATATTTGTATGGGAACTTACAGAATCAGAAAAGGCAACAAAATACTGTTGTAAAAAGATAAACATAGTACAGTTAAATCACATCTTTTAGTATCTGGaatataaactataattacaaaaAATTAACAATGAAACACTGCTCCTTCATGAACTGTtgggtggctcttaaaagagcctttTAGTGAAATAAACTCTGTAAAGtggatttatttctttttgggCGCTGCCTTTTTAGGCTTAGCTGCTTTGGGCTTTGTCGTCTTGGGTTTAGCAGCCTTCGCTGTCTTGGGGCTCTTCGCTGCTTTCTTAGGAGCCGCTGGCTTCTTTGCTTTCTTGGGGCTCTTTGTTGCCTTTTTAGCGGCGGTGGCGGCTGGTTTCTTCGCTTTCTTGGGTGATTTCTTAGCGGCGGTCTTCTTTGTCGCTGCAGTCTTGGGCTTCTTGGCAGCGGCGGGTTTCTTGGCTGCGGGCTTCTTTGCTTTAGGAGCGGCTTTCTTCGCTGGTTTCTTCTTGGTCTCTGCTTGCTGTTTGTTCAGTTTAAAAGACCCGGAAGCGCCGGTCCCTTTGGTCTGGACCAGAGTGCCTTTAGTCACCAGGTTCTTGATGGCGATCTTGACGCGGGCGTTTTTCTTTTCCACGTCGTAGCCACCGGCGGCGAGCGCTTTCTTCAGGGCGGCGAGAGAGACGCCGCTCCTCTCCTTGGAAGCCGAGACAGCTTTGATGATGAGGTCACCCACACTTGGTCCCGTTTTCTTGGCTTTTGCAGCGGATTTCTTCTTGGGTGCTTTGGCCGGTGTGGCGGCAGCAGCTGGAGCGGTTTCAGCCATTTCTCTAAGCAGATCTGTATTCTCACAAACTCAGCACGAGATCAGTAATGAGGAGCAGCAGAGCGCGCGGCGATTTTACACAGGACATGAGAACCGTATAGACTCAACATATCCAGCTCAGTGTCTGTGCGCCTTCACGAGCtgatgtgtgtgttttcttctctaacatttacaacaaaaccgCAGTTATAAAACACATTAGCACGATGAAAACAATATAGACGCAGAGCAAAGGTCCAAAGCTAAACCTTGAAACTAAAATACACGACGATTAAAAGTTTATTATAGCATCTTCAGAACAAATGCACGACCAT
The DNA window shown above is from Paramisgurnus dabryanus chromosome 23, PD_genome_1.1, whole genome shotgun sequence and carries:
- the LOC135780942 gene encoding histone H2A-like; amino-acid sequence: MSGRGKTGGKTRAKAKTRSSRAGLQFPVGRVHRLLRKGNYAQRVGAGAPVYLAAVLEYLTAEILELAGNAARDNKKTRIIPRHLQLAVRNDEELNKLLGRVTIAQGGVLPNIQAVLLPKKTEKPGKAK
- the LOC135780951 gene encoding histone H1-like is translated as MAETAPAAAATPAKAPKKKSAAKAKKTGPSVGDLIIKAVSASKERSGVSLAALKKALAAGGYDVEKKNARVKIAIKNLVTKGTLVQTKGTGASGSFKLNKQQAETKKKPAKKAAPKAKKPAAKKPAAAKKPKTAATKKTAAKKSPKKAKKPAATAAKKATKSPKKAKKPAAPKKAAKSPKTAKAAKPKTTKPKAAKPKKAAPKKK